A stretch of Cyanobacterium sp. HL-69 DNA encodes these proteins:
- the atpD gene encoding F-type H+-transporting ATPase beta subunit AtpD: MVATKEKTNVGKITQVIGPVVDAEFPSGNLPRIYNALRIEGTNEAGQTVAVTCEVQQLLGDNQVRAVSMTTTDGLVRGMEVVDLGKPISVPVGKATLGRIFNVLGETVDNKGPVNTTETSPIHRKAPAFTELDTTPTVFETGIKVVDLLTPYRQGGKIGLFGGAGVGKTVIMMELINNIAIQHGGVSVFGGVGERTREGNDLYNEMIESNVIDSENPENSKIALVYGQMNEPPGARMRVGLSALTMAEHFRDVNKQDVLLFIDNIFRFVQAGSEVSALLGRMPSAVGYQPTLGTDVGDLQERITSTKDGSITSIQAVYVPADDLTDPAPATTFAHLDGTTVLSRALASKGIYPAVDPLGSTSTMLQPSIVGDEHYNTARAVQSTLQRYKELQDIIAILGLDELSEEDRLVVNRARKIERFLSQPFFVAEVFTGSPGKYVSLEDTIKGFQRILSGELDYLPEQAFYLVGNIDEAIAKGEKLKG; encoded by the coding sequence ATGGTTGCAACAAAAGAAAAAACTAACGTCGGTAAAATCACCCAAGTAATTGGGCCGGTGGTTGATGCTGAATTTCCTAGCGGCAATCTTCCCCGTATTTATAATGCGCTCCGTATTGAAGGAACTAACGAAGCAGGGCAAACCGTTGCGGTAACTTGTGAAGTACAACAGCTTTTAGGTGATAACCAAGTTCGTGCAGTTTCCATGACTACTACCGATGGTTTGGTAAGAGGTATGGAAGTAGTTGATTTGGGTAAGCCTATTAGTGTACCTGTGGGTAAAGCTACCCTAGGACGTATTTTTAACGTTTTAGGTGAAACCGTTGACAACAAAGGTCCTGTTAACACCACTGAGACTTCTCCTATTCACCGTAAAGCTCCTGCTTTCACCGAATTAGATACTACCCCCACTGTATTTGAAACTGGTATTAAAGTTGTTGACTTATTAACCCCCTATCGTCAAGGCGGTAAAATCGGCTTGTTCGGTGGTGCTGGAGTTGGTAAAACCGTTATTATGATGGAATTGATCAACAACATCGCTATCCAACACGGTGGCGTATCTGTGTTTGGTGGTGTGGGCGAGCGCACCCGGGAAGGTAATGACCTTTACAACGAAATGATCGAATCTAACGTAATTGATTCTGAAAATCCCGAAAACTCTAAAATTGCTCTTGTTTACGGTCAGATGAATGAGCCCCCCGGAGCTAGAATGCGTGTGGGTTTATCTGCTCTAACCATGGCAGAACATTTCCGTGATGTTAACAAGCAAGACGTATTATTGTTCATCGACAATATCTTCCGTTTTGTACAAGCAGGTTCTGAAGTATCTGCACTTCTTGGTAGAATGCCCTCTGCGGTAGGTTATCAGCCCACCTTGGGTACTGATGTAGGAGATTTACAAGAACGTATTACCTCCACCAAAGACGGTTCTATCACCTCTATCCAAGCGGTATATGTACCTGCGGATGACTTAACTGACCCCGCTCCTGCAACTACCTTTGCTCACTTGGATGGTACCACTGTATTATCCCGTGCTTTAGCTTCTAAAGGTATTTATCCTGCGGTGGATCCTTTAGGTTCTACCAGCACCATGTTACAGCCTAGCATTGTGGGTGATGAGCATTACAACACTGCCCGTGCTGTGCAATCTACTCTACAACGTTATAAAGAGTTACAAGATATTATTGCGATTCTTGGTTTGGATGAATTGTCTGAAGAAGATCGTTTAGTGGTTAACCGCGCCCGTAAAATTGAGCGTTTCTTGTCTCAACCTTTCTTCGTTGCTGAAGTGTTCACTGGTAGCCCTGGTAAATATGTTTCCCTCGAAGATACTATCAAAGGTTTCCAAAGAATCCTTTCTGGTGAGTTAGATTATTTACCTGAACAGGCTTTCTACTTAGTTGGTAACATTGATGAGGCGATCGCCAAGGGTGAAAAGCTCAAAGGTTAA
- the atpC gene encoding F-type H+-transporting ATPase epsilon subunit AtpC, translating to MTLTVRVITPDKTVWDQDAQEVILPSGSGQLGILTNHAPLLTNLDIGVLRVRTEKDWKSIAVMGGFAEVENNEVKILVNGAELGESIDKETAKSDLETAENELKSANSGSDRQAQIKANSQYKKARARLQATNS from the coding sequence ATGACTTTAACAGTAAGAGTAATTACCCCAGATAAGACTGTTTGGGATCAAGATGCTCAAGAGGTAATCTTGCCTAGTGGTAGCGGACAGTTAGGCATTTTAACTAATCACGCTCCTCTTCTCACTAACCTTGACATCGGAGTTTTGAGAGTGCGCACCGAGAAAGATTGGAAATCCATCGCCGTAATGGGTGGGTTTGCTGAGGTGGAAAATAATGAGGTCAAAATTCTTGTTAATGGTGCTGAGTTAGGAGAATCCATCGACAAGGAAACTGCTAAAAGTGACTTGGAAACTGCTGAAAATGAGTTAAAATCTGCAAATTCTGGTAGCGATCGCCAAGCACAAATCAAAGCAAATTCTCAGTATAAAAAAGCTAGAGCTAGACTTCAGGCAACCAACAGTTAA